The window NNNNNNNNNNNNNNNNNNNNNNNNNNNNNNNNNNNNNNNNNNNNNNNNNNNNNNNNNNNNNNNNNNNNNNNNNNNNNNNNNNNNNNNNNNNNNNNNNNNNNNNNNNNNNNNNNNNNNNNNNNNNNNNNNNNNNNNNNNNNNNNNNNNNNNNNNNNNNNNNNNNNNNNNNNNNNNNNNNNNNNNNNNNNNNNNNNNNNNNNNNNNNNNNNNNNNNNNNNNNNNNNNNNNNNNNNNNNNNNNNNNNNNNNNNNNNNNNNNNNNNNNNNNNNNNNNNNNNNNNNNNNNNNNNNNNNNNNNNNNNNNNNNNNNNNNNNNNNNNNNNNNNNNNNNNNNNNNNNNNNNNNNNNNNNNNNNNNNNNNNNNNNNNNNNNNNNNNNNNNNNNNNNNNNNNNNNNNNNNNNNNNNNNNNNNNNNNNNNNNNNNNNNNNNNNNNNNNNNNNNNNNNNNNNNNNNNNNNNNNNNNNNNNNNNNNNNNNNNNNNNNNNNNNNNNNNNNNNNNNNNNNNNNNNNNNNNNNNNNNNNNNNNNNNNNNNNNNNNNNNNNNNNNNNNNNNNNNNNNNNNNNNNNNNNNNNNNNNNNNNNNNNNNNNNNNAAATCCctttttggagagaaaaattgcttttttgagggaaaatgtCCTCTCTTGGGCcatttttgagggaaaaaatctgttttgtttcagtatttttgagGGAAAAAGTCACTTTTTGGGCCgattttggggaaaaatcccttttgggggaaaaagaatCACTTTTTTTGGAGGcaatttgggggaaaaaacccttttggggaaaaaaaacacactttcTGGGGGATAAAAGCCcctttttggtgcttttttggCTGCTCCCACCTGAGTTGTGAGAGTGGAACAGGCTTTGGCCTGTCctcaaatgaaattattcagtTGGTAAATTGTTAAATTATTAATTGTTAAATTGCTGAATTCTGCAGTTTCTACATACAGAAAAACCCCATAGGagttattttttgctgttaattaATGAATTCCTgctgttaattaattaattgttgtttttaattaattaatggtTACTGTTAATTAATAAATTGTTGCTGATAATTACTGAATTCCTGCAGTTAATTACTGAATTCCTGCAGCTAATTAATGAATTCCTGTAGTTCATGAATGAATTTCTGCAGTTAATTAATGAATTTCTGCAGTTAATTAATGAATTTCTGCAGTTAATTAATGAATTTCTGCAGTTAATGATGAATTCCTGCTGTTAATTATGAATTCCTGCATTTAGTTAATGAATTTCTGCAGTGAATTAGTGAATTTCTGCAGTTAATGATGAATTTCTGCAGCTAATGATGAGTTCCTGCAGTTAATTAATGAGCTGTTGTTAATTGCGGGTGTGTGCCGTGCCAGGGCGGGGCAGTGAGGAGGTGAAGCCGTGCGAGAGGAGCTCGGACCGGCGCTGCCAATGCCGGGCGGGGTTCGCGCCCAGCGGGAATGCTGAGGGCAGCGGTGAGTGGGGATCGGGATCAGCGGGAATGCTGAGGGCAGCGGTGAGTGGGGATCGGGATCAGCGGGAATGCTNNNNNNNNNNNNNNNNNNNNNNNNNNNNNNNNNNNNNNNNNNNNNNNNNNNNNNNNNNNNNNNNNNNNNNNNNNNNNNNNNNNNNNNNNNNNNNNNNNNNNNNNNNNNNNNNNNNNNNNNNNNNNNNNNNNNNNNNNNNNNNNNNNNNNNNNNNNNNNNNNNNNNNNNNNNNNNNNNNNNNNNNNNNNNNNNNNNNNNNNNNNNNATGCTGAGGGCAGCGGTGAGTGGGGATCGGGATCAGCGGGAATGCTGAGGGCAGCGGTGAGTGGGGATCGGGATCAGCGGGAATGCTGAGGGCAGTGGTGAGTGGGGAATTCTCAGGAATCCTGAGGGCAGCGGTGAGTGGGGAATCCTCGGGAATCCTGAGGGTGGGGATCAGGAATTCCCATCTGCCAATGTTGGACGGGGTTCGCGTGCACCGGGACTTCGGAGGGGAGCGGTGAGTGGGGATGGAAACCCTCAGGAAGTTGGGATAGGGAATTCCTTGGGAAGAGGTGAGTTGGGATTGGGAATTTCCATCTGCCAGTGCTGAGCGGGATTCGTGACTGCTGGGATTCCTGAGGGCAGCGGTGAGTTGGGATGGAGAAGAGCTGGGATTGGAAATTCCTTGGGAAGGGGTGaattgggattgggaattccTTGGGAAGGGGTGAGTTGGGAGTGGGAATTTCCTTGGGAAGAGGTGGGATCAGGAATCCTTGGGAAGGCGTGAGCTAGGATTGAGAATTTCTTATGAAGGGGTGAGTCTGGGATGTGCCAGCTGGAATTCCCTTTGGAATTCTGGGATGTGCGGCCTTCCCAAAATCCTGCCTCCCATATGGGAATTCCCGCTGGAAAAACTGCTCAGCCCTTGCTGAGGGCTCCACACAAGGGGGTAAAAAATCCCTGtggaattcctggctggaattgTGAGATCCCTGGGTAACTGTGGAATCCAGAATCCTGGATAATGCTAAGCTCAGACCCAACCTTTTGATCCTGTTTTTCCCAGAGTGCTCCCGATGTCCTGAAGGGACTTTCTCCAGAGGAGGGAACGAGAACTGCCAGCCTTGGACCAAGTAGGGATCCCTTTCTggggaaaaatcccttttatGGGGGGGAAAAGTcccttttttgggggaaaaaaaaaaacttttttttgggggggtaaatccttttttggggggaaaaaaatcatttttttggggggggggaaatcccttttatgggggaaaaaatcctttttttggggaaaagtcattttaggggaaaaaaatccccttctggggggaaaagaattcttttttggggggaaaggatcctttttggggaaaaagtcctttctggaggaaaaaaatccccttttatgtgaaaaaaatcactttttaggGGCAATGTGCTCAGAGTGGCTCTGGAGgtttaatttttccaggaaaagtcaaaatcaggagaaataaatcagaataaacCCAGATTGAAGTTCCCCTGAATCCCATCCTTTGGGAATTTGAAAATCccaaaagaatttttaagaatttcccacccttttaaaaaaaacttttgggtatttttttggGGAGCAAAAAATTCCTGTGTCAGAATCAGCTCTGGGAAAATCCGAGGCTGGTTTTTCCCAGCGATTCCTTGGATCGATGGAATCATTCCCGGGGGATGTAGGGATGGGAAATGCCAAATTTGCAGGGATAAAAGAAGGTTTGGGATCGTTGTGTGAGTGGGATCTGGGGGCAGTTGGAAAACCCTCAGGgattccttttccagctgcagcttttttgGGAAGACCACGCTCCGAGCTGGCTCGGCAACGGAGGATGCCCtgtgcagcagccctggcctggATCCCATTCCCACGGGATTCCCGGAAAACAGGGATCCCGTTCCCACGGCGTTCCCGGAAAACAGGGATCCCGTTCCCACGGCGTTCCCGGAGAGCAGCTCCAACACGTCCGGTCCCAGGGAGATTCCTGTGGTTTGTCGGGATCCCGGCGGCCCCGCGGAGCCTGGCTGGGGTAAGGCTGGGGAGGGAATTCCTGGATTCACACCAATTCCAGGATCCcacatttccagctgcagctgctttcccaggaagAGAATTCCCACTTTCTCTGAAGATATTCCTGCATTTCCCACCACATTCCAGGATCCCACATTTCCAGCTGGGCATGGATTTCCATCCAAGTGGTCTTTCCTGGGAAGGgaattcccacatttcccaaaGCCATTCCTGGATTTCCCACAACGTTCCAGGATCccacatttccagctgcttggtTCCCACCTGGAGCTGCTTTCCTGGGAGCTGAAATCCCGTTTTTCCAGAATTCCTTCCTGTTGTTTACACAACCTTTCAGTGAGCCACAGAATTCCAGATTTCTGGACTCTGGGAGCTGAATTCCCACTTTCTCTGAAGCCTTTTCCATAAACCCTTTCAGAATTCCACATTCCCAGCTGCTTGTTTTCCATGTAAAACTGCTTTCCTGGGAGATGAAATCCCATTTTCTCTGGAGCCTTTTCCTCAAAACCTCTTGCGATCCCACATTTCCATCTggagctgctttcccaggaagGCAATTCCTGGATTCACACCAATCCCAGGATTCcacatttccagctgcagctgctttcctgggaaCTGAATTCCCACCTTTTCCGAAGTCATTCCtgcatttcccacagcattccagGATCCCACTTTTCTGGCTCTTTGGTTCCCACCTTGAGCTGCTTACCCGGGAAGGGAATCCCCATTTTTCCCaaagcttttcctgtttctgacCTTTCCTGGATCCCACATTTCCAGCTGGGCAGGAATTTCCACCTGGatctgctttcctgggaagggAATTCCCAATTTCTCAGAAGCCAGACCTGGATTTCACAAAACTTTGGGATTTGCAATTTCCAGCTTCTTGGTGTCCATGTAAAactgctttcctgggaaatcaaatcctgctttttccaaagctgttcctggatttcccacagcattccagAATCCCAGATTTCTCTGGCAGCTGGATTTCATTTCCAGAGTTCTGGATTCTGCCTCTGGAATTTGCAATGCTCTGGGAGctccaaacaaaaccaggaattttttatttttttagagaatttttcctttctaattccAGGTTCTttgtccctgttcctgctgtgcctggtCCTGCTGATGGTGAGTGGAAtttccatcctgctcctgctcatcCAGGCAGCCCGGAAAAAAACCAGGAATGGGCCTGGGAGGAGCATCCAGCACAGTGAGTTCCCTTTGTTTTtatgggattaaaaaaaaaacaacaggaaaaaaaccaaatccccTGTTTGGAATGTggtaattaagaaaataattaattagcaatgcagggaattccagaggttGATCCAGGTTTATTCCTGATTAAGAGCTCAGCATCCCAAATTTTCATTCCTTCATGGAGAGGAATCTCCTTCCTCACCTTAATCCCTGAATTTCCCGATTTTAGGCCGGGAATTCTCTTCCTGGCAGGATCCAGAGGAAAATTCCAAAAGTAAAatggggattttatttttgcctccATGGAATTGGAATGCCCTGAATTCCCCTGCAAACTTGGGAAGGTCTGGCTGAGAAGAGCTGAGCTCTAAAACCGGGGTTCAGCAGCAAAACTGAGCCTAAAATTTGGATTCAGTGGCAAAACTGAGTCTAAAATGGGGATTGAGTGACAAAACTGAGCCTAAAATTTGGATTCAGTGGCAAAACCGAGCCTAAAGCTGGGattgagcagcagctgcctcctgtcCCGTTCCCAGGGAATATCCCAGTGCATTCTCCCTGATCCCAGCCTTGGGCATTCCCTGGAAAGCCAAAGTCGGCCCAGAACCCCCAGGCCCTTCCTGCTTCCTCCCTCGGCGCTGATTCCCAGCAcaattccctgttttccagatGAGGGGAGCTGCCGGATTCCCGTCCAGGAGGAGCACCTGGATCCCAATTCCAGCCTCACCAAGAACTGATCCTCTTCCTGGCCCTTCCCGGCCTCTCGGAGCCCGGGAATTCCTGAGGAGTTAATTGGAGGCCACTTGAACCCTTCCATTAACTCAGCGTCTCCCTTGGGAATTTGGGAGAATTCCCGAGGGAATTCTGGGGGGAATTTTCCCCCCTCTTTGGGTGAATCCTTGCTCAGATCCCTGAAAATGTTCTGGGGATgaatttctgctggaattcccagctgggaaatCATGGAAATCCCGGAGCAGGTGAAACCCGAGATGGCTCCGGGAAGAGAAAATCCTTGGATGCTCCTGCCgagaggaaaatgggaattctcAACCCAatcctgggattttggggttggATTTGAGCCCAGCTTGTGCTGCCTAAACCTGGGCTCAGCTTggggcccagagctgcagaaatctTGGGCTGAGCACTTCAAATGCCCCAGATTTgatggaaaaaaggaattttactCCTTTAAAGGTTTCAAATCCTCTcaaatttaatggaaaaatgaattttattcctttaaaggTTTAAAATCCTCTCatatttcatggaaaaaatgaattttccttctttaaaggTTTGAAATCCACCCaaattttatgggaaaaaaagaatttttttttttttttaaggtttaaaaTCTCCTCATGTttcatggaaagaaattaattttattcctttaaaggCTTAAAATCCACCCaaattttatgggaaaaaaaatatttttattcctttaaaggtctgaaattcccagattttgggaCAATCAGGATTTGGTGGCAGCTCCTCCCACACTTCCCAAAActacttttccttctctgcttcatTTGCCACTAATTTggatttttcaggatttttcccAACCTCTGGAAGGTTTGGGAGGAGCCCGAAGATTCCTTTGGCTGAATTTCAAAGATTTCCATGGAAATCCAAGGAAAAACggaattttttctcatttgggagggattttcccTTAGAACCTCGGCAAAAACCGGGAATTTTACCCAAACGGCACCGAGAATATCCcagaaattccagctgggaatggggatAGCGGAGGTGTTCAAATCCATGGATTTGGAATATTTGGGAATTGTATATGTCATACATATCCGGGGTTTATACCGTGTATAGGAACATTTGTATCGTGTACAGGAATCTGGGAATAAAAGTCTGGAAGAGCGATCCCGGTGTGGCCGGGGAAAGGTGGGAAAActcctgtgggagctggggagggagggggagatttctgggaaaggctgggatggGGTTTTGGGAAAGGTTGggatgggaaaggctgggatggGGTTTTGGGAAAGGTTGGGATGGGAAAGATTGGGATGAATTTTAGGGAAAGGCTGGGATGGGTTTAGGGAAAGGTTGAAATGGATTTTTGGGAGAGGTTGAAATGGATTTTtggaaaggctgggaaggagttttgggaaaggctgggatggaattttGGGACAGAGGGAAGTTGGGATGGGTTTTAGGAAAAGGCTGGAATGGATTTTAAGGAAAGGTTGGGATGGANNNNNNNNNNNNNNNNNNNNNNNNNNNNNNNNNNNNNNNNNNNNNNNNNNNNNNNNNNNNNNNNNNNNNNNNNNNNNNNNNNNNNNNNNNNNNNNNNNNNNNNNNNNNNNNNNNNNNNNNNNNNNNNNNNNNNNNNNNNNNNNNNNNNNNNNNNNNNNNNNNNNNNNNNNNNNNNNNNNNNNNNNNNNNNNNNNNNNNNNNNNNNNNNNNNNNNNNNNNNNNNNNNNNNNNNNNNNNNNNNNNNNNNNNNNNNNNNNNNNNNNNNNNNNNNNNNNNNNNNNNNNNNNNNNNNNNNNNNNNNNNNNNNNNNNNNNNNNNNNNNNNNNNNNNNNNNNNNNNNNNNNNNNNNNNNNNNNNNNNNNNNNNNNNNNNNNNNNNNNNNNNNNNNNNNNNNNNNNNNNNNNNNNNNNNNNNNNNNNNNNNNNNNNNNNNNNNNNNNNNNNNNNNNNNNNNNNNNNNNNNNNNNNNNNNNNNNNNNNNNNNNNNNNNNNNNNNNNNNNNNNNNNNNNNNNNNNNNNNNNNNNNNNNNNNNNNNNNNNNNNNNNNNNNNNNNNNNNNNNNNNNNNNNNNNNNNNNNNNNNNNNNNNNNNNNNNNNNNNNNNNNNNNNNNNNNNNNNNNNNNNNNNNNNNNNNNNNNNNNNNNNNNNNNNNNNNNNNNNNNNNNNNNNNNNNNNNNNNNNNNNNNNNNNNNNNNNNNNNNNNNNNNNNNNNNNNNNNNNNNNNNNNNNNNNNNNNNNNNNNNNNNNNNNNNNNNNNNNNNNNNNNNNNNNNNNNNNNNNNNNNNNNNNNNNNNNNNNNNNNNNNNNNNNNNNNNNNNNNNNNNNNNNNNNNNNNNNNNNNNNNNNNNNNNNNNNNNNNNNNNNNNNNNNNNNNNNNNNNNNNNNNNNNNNNNNNNNNNNNNNNNNNNNNNNNNNNNNNNNNNNNNNNNNNNNNNNNTGAGCCGGGCCTGGCCGGGGCTGTGAGCCGGGCCTGGCCGGGGCTGTGAGCCGGGCCTAATCACTCCATGCTAGCACTGATGCTTGCGGGGCAGGAGCAGCCGGCGCTCCCCGTTGCGGCCCATTGCAGCCCGGAGACGGCGGAAGCGCTGTGGGGAGTGCTCAGAGCGCCCGACCCGGGTAGGGGAGGTGGGGAAGGTTCCAGAAGCGCTGACGCTTCTCGAGGTGATTtcctttggggttttggggtggtttccttctttttttggGAGTGGTTTCCTTCGGTTTTCTCTGAAATTCCATCGTTTGCCGGGTGGAAAGGAAGCGGGGGGAATGTGGGCAGCCGAggggaattcccaggaattcttcaagttggaaaagctctccaggATCAGAGCCCAACTTGGGAATGATCCTCAccccgagtgccacatccaggaattccctggaaaCCTCCAGGATGGGAATTCCGCCCTTTTCCAAGGTTTGGTCCCTTTTTCCACAAGGAAATCCCACCGGGAGATCCCCTGGCACCGTCTGAGGCCATTTCTCCTCATCCTGTCCCAGAGTCTGACTCCTCTCTGGCTCCAAACCCCAAATTCCTCAAATATTCCTTGGAATGTGCCTCTGGATGAGGATATTCCCATCTGTTTTCATGGACAAGGCTCCAAGAATCCATGGATTgttccccaaatcccacccttGCGGGTTTTGGTACCCCAGGGTGTGGGAAAGGGATGGAATCTGTgatgtttttccctcttttccatcCCAATTTTGAATTTATGGTTGGAATTTGCcctgacagatttttattttaaggtttaGAATCTCCTCACGTTTCATGGAAAGAAatgaattttattcctttaaaggCTTAAAATCCACCCAAATTTTTCCTAGGGGAAAGCAGGGATGTGATCAGTGCAGTTTTTGGGAAGGATCCCGGAATTTTGGTGGATTTGGGGTGAGGATTTCACTCCAGATTTCTGGGACTGTCCCATTTCTTGTGATTTTCCTCATGGAGTCACCACTTTTGGAAGcaaaaaaggggatttttttcacaggGGAAGGCTGGGTGGGTTTTTCTGGGAGGATACCGGGGTTTTGATGGATTTAATTCCAGGGTCCTGGGGGAATgacagattttttattttttaggattTTCCTTGTGGAGTTGCCAAATTCAGGAGCAAAAAAGGGGAATTTTTCATAGGGGAAGGCAGGGCTGTGATCAGTGGGGTTTTTGGGAAGGATCCTGGGGTTTTGGTCGATTTGGGGTTTCTGGGAATGTCAAATTTCTTGGGATTTTCCTTGTGGAGTCGCCACTTTTGGATCCCAAAGAGGGGAATTTTCCCACAGAGTGCATTGGGTGGTTTTTTGGGAAGGATCCCAGAATTTtgatggatttgggatgaggATTTCACTCCAGGTTTCTGGGACTGTCCAATTTCTTGTGATTTTCCTCATGGAGTCACCACTTTTGGATCCCAAAGAGGGGAATCTTCCCATGGACTGCACTGACTTTTCCTGAAGGATCCTGGAATTCTGATGGATTGAACTGCAGATTCCTGGGGGAATGTCCAATTTTTTAGGATTTTCCTCATGGAGTCGCTGCTTTGGGAGCCCAAAGATGGGGAATCTTTCCATGGGGAggagtttttttggggtgggaagcGAGCTGTGCCTTTGGGGCCATGGCGCTGAAACGTCAGCGGCCGCAGCCGGAGCTGCTGAGAAAGCCCCGAGATGAGAACGGGAGATAAACGCGATGGATCCGATAAATCCGAAAGGTCGCTGCTGACTCCGGAGCTCCGGAACGGTTCTGGTCGGAGAGCTGACGGAAACTTCCGTCACCTGATGGGGCCCCGGCACCTCAAGGGGTAAAACCACgcaaagagcaaagagaaaaatccccaaaagccaaaaaaaagagaaatcaagaAAATCCTGATGTGGAGCAAACGGCAGCGCCAGGGAATGGGATCCGTGGGAcgggatgggatccatgggatgggacGGGATGGGATCCGTGGGACGGGATGGGATCCGTGGGAcgggatgggatccatgggataggatgggatgggatccatgggatgggatgggatccatgggatgggatgggatggggttAGCGAaagtgggatggggatggggaaaggTAGGGATGGGTTTTAGGGAATGGTTGGGATGGGGTTAGGAAAGGGTTCTCAGGAGGAGGTTGGGATGGGTTTGCaggatggatgatggatggatgatggatggatgatggacGCATGCATGCATGCTGCATCCATGGATGGATgatagatggatggatgctGGATCCATGGATCCATGGAGGAAGGGATGGGCTCAGTGTACATTGTATCCTGGTGGTTAAAACTTTGAGGGGTTTATAAATTCATTTGGGAATTTCTAAATTAGTGCTTCTAAAGCCATTAGGAGCAGAAGCGCTGGGAGAGTTGggaatgttcagcctggagaagctttGGAGTGAGGGAAATgggcctgaaggagctgtcggaaggatggagaggaaacattcccaagggctggagtgccaggacacagggactGCCCTCACTGGCAGAGAGGGGGttcagatgggatattgggaaggatTTCTTGGatgtgagggtggggaggggctgggatggaattcccaggggaTTTATGGCTGCTTCATCCCTGGGGTGCCCCCCTTTAacccttcccaaatcccatttgTTTGGGGCCAGCCCTTTCCCCGCCCCGGCTCCAGCTGAGCCCA is drawn from Parus major isolate Abel chromosome 21, Parus_major1.1, whole genome shotgun sequence and contains these coding sequences:
- the TNFRSF4 gene encoding tumor necrosis factor receptor superfamily member 4; the encoded protein is MAGTALSRIPWNFPALCWLLAVPIPGSLSLECREHQYRFHDKCCSDCPPGECPPRGWESRASGEQRIFSYAVPGRGSEEVKPCERSSDRRCQCRAGFAPSGNAEGSECSRCPEGTFSRGGNENCQPWTNCSFFGKTTLRAGSATEDALCSSPGLDPIPTGFPENRDPVPTAFPENRDPVPTAFPESSSNTSGPREIPVVCRDPGGPAEPGWGSLSLFLLCLVLLMVSGISILLLLIQAARKKTRNGPGRSIQHNEGSCRIPVQEEHLDPNSSLTKN